The nucleotide sequence tcggatttcatcaacaatattttaatttgtgttctgaagctAAAGGTCATAcagctttggaacgacatgatggtgaataattaataacagaattttcttttttgtgtgaactatccgctttattatttactgttctagaatttgtttgtgttttttttctacaaCATTACTGGTGAGTGCAATAAACAGAACATGAcacatgcttttctttttatttacagtCAGGATCATGGAACACAGTGGAGAGAACATGAGTAGAGAAGAGCTCCTAAAATGTAGGTCTACACAtacgttttgttttttacaggacACCCTTTTACAGAAGACTAGAATAAGATTTAGGTTTACTGTATACATGTggtcaaaaatgtttttgtgggaACTAAAAGTCCAGTTTGACCAAGTTGATTCTTAAACATAGTTTGTGGTCTTAAATGTGttctcttttttgtttgtgtgcagatttctgtgatctcacactggatcAAAACACAGTACACAATCGTCTCGCTGTTGTAGAGAGCAACAAGAAGTTGATATGTAATCCAGATCCAATGATATATCCTGATAATCCAGAGAGATTTGACGGCCTTCCGCAGGTTCTGTGTAAGGAGCGTCTgtctggacgctgttactgggaggctGAATGGAGCGGGTTGGGTGATATGGTCGTGTCTTATGAAGGAATCGGCAGGAAAGGAGAAGGTTTTGAAAGCAGGTTTGGAGCCAATCACAAATCCTGGATTCTGAGCTGTTTCGGGGAGAAACTGATTGCCTGGCATGATAATATGGGAACACACATTCCTCCCCCAGCACCTCCCTTAAACAAATTTGGTGTGTATCTGGACGAGCCGGCCGGGattctgtccttctacagcatctctgacaaaaacacactcagacacttacacacattcaacaccacattcactgaacccctctaTGCTGGATTTGTGCTGTATACTAATTCAGTGTCTCTCTGTGATGTAAAAAAAACAGGATGAGTCATTTCAATTCACTACGAGATCTACAGTGGCCCCCAAAAAGTACTTGCACTCTTTAAACAAagctaataatataaaaaagtgcCCTTTATTTTATTGGactgtctatttacactaagtgcaaatgtCTCGCCTTGTTGGCAGAagctatttacactaactccACCCACTAAGATATGCTTGGGATAGTCAACACAACAAAAGATGGCTGTCAAATAACAGCATCAGTGGCGTAAGTGGTAAAATACATAGCACAGACTATTTGACGCAATCGACCCGAGTTCGAATTCACCTCTTGCCAATCTCATTCTTGGCCCTTTTCACATCTCATATTACATCAGAAAGGCATTTccatttcattttgaaatatcaGGTAGTGTTACGATTAtcagtgcccatgaactccagtagagggcactccactcaggactcttgtATTTGGTGTCCATTTCCATTCCctactccatttcccataatcctgtgCTAATTACCGctaggtgttccccattaccactcccctatatatactgtgtttggaCTTTCCCTAGAGTTTGTTCTTTCCATGTCTTACTataccgactgtgattctctgctgcctgccccgacctctgtcTGTTACTGTTTCTGATTTTGGAAATCCCTTGACATACTTGACGCTGTTCTCTGATTACTGCCTATCTGACCATTCTCTTATTAAATATACTGCAAATGGATCCAAACGTCTCTGACTCCTCGTaacagttagggttagggttggtgtagggagctgctttattgtcccaataagtcAGCATCCGTTTAATAATTTgacttaaaattataatttacaatcAATATGTTATTACTGCatagtgttttataatgtacCAGAGTACTGAGTatttgccactatttgcaataagtagtataaatagcagaaaatactgtttcaacccaactttgcaCTTAGGGTAAACAGCATCTATCGTGCAAATAGCTGCTTCCTTATTTTAAGTACACTTATCAACCAAAACGTTTTACAAAATGAGCTTTGTTAGGTTTCAAGATATAATCGTAGAGTCCCTTTGAGTGCACAATGTTGTATCTAACACAATGAAATTCAGATTTTTACGTAAGTGTGACTTAAGTGTCTAAATACTTTCTGGGACCACTGTATGGtagttcagatttttattttattttatttgttagttACGATGACATCTTCATCTCAAGAACATAACTTGCTTAGAGGGCTAGATATAGAATGCATGTGTTGCATTTTATGATTTTCAGCCAATTTTTCAGTAGTTGGCTTCATTTACAGTCGCTTGATTGACCAGTGCAGAGTTGTGCCAAATGAAAATGGTCTTTTTACTCCTAAAGGTGAAGAATCTAAGGAATCTTCATAGCGtgtgttgcttttttttaaaacattcattCATCATTTATCATCCATTTTTTATTACTCTTTATCATATAAtcttttataataatcatttaatactCATTGGTTTATTCATTGATCAATAATTTTAGATTGTTTTTTTCCCATTGTTTAGTCTTATCACTGTCTGGTTTAAATGGATATGTTTTCACAAGTAAGAGGAGAAAGTCTCCATTTTAAGGGTTTTGAACATCACAGGACGATGCTGTGAAGCTATAATGTTCCATTGCTTCAACTTGTTGGATTTGTGCTGGCTATATATAAAGCCTGAGCATTGAAACATAGGCAACTAAGATTATTCAATAAACTTTACTCATTTTACCACTTTGTTTCCTGCTTTCTGTTCTTTTCTCCATCTGATAGAATGATTGATGACAGAATGATTGCTAGACCAAATGCAGTAAAACACAAATTTTGGATACCAGATAAAACATACATGTTCAAACGGGATCCAGTGTTTGGGGTTAGATctactattatattattgtttgtgAAGTTCACTATTTGTTACTGCTGCTCTGTGCTGGCAGTATAACTTTTTATACTgtggggagtttttttttttccccttaatgTTTTCTTTGCTTGTGTACGATTATGATTCAATAACAGCATATGTTGTTCAGATATGTCTTCCCATTTTGTCCTTTTAATAACACTTGTTGGTAAGAACCACCAGTTGAGTCATCATTCAAATCTAAATCGCTGCTTACATGTAGTGTATCGACCAGAAAAGTTAAATACTGAAAAGCTCTGACACAGCACTGATTTCTTCCTGAGATAATTTCTTCATTAGATAGGCCTAGTTTTCACGAGAAGGGCAGTTTACCTTTTTGTAATTCTCTGGATCCGACaagccttttatttattattttttccacacTCATGCAGTTATGAGCAAAACacagttcacaatacagcattCGACGTTAAGACCAAGCACGCTTCCGTATTGTAATGTAATACTATTTTCTGTCCACAAGACAGAAGCATTTGCTTATAAAAGGTTAGTAAAGTCTGCAGACATACGCATTAGATTAACCTTTTGAGTGAAATGTATTCTAAATCTATTTAGTATGCCTCGTAGCATTCCAAAAACAAGTTGGTCTAATGCAACAACATTTCTCAAGTTAATGGTCAATATGACTGTGTGGGGCAAATTACTACATGGACCGTAATATTgtattaacttattattatttaattccaAAAATGGCATTTACAGTATTcagtattaattatttaatcGAAATGCGAGacaaattaatgtattattaacgTTTATCATTAATCAATGAATAAACAGAGTTGATAAAGTGAACAAATAAAAAGGAGTTTTCAGCGCTGTCTTTTTGTTTTCAAGAATCAATGCAAAATctagcatttttttatataaataatataaatattgttctttttaaaCAAGTTTTGCCCAAAGACCGCTAGCTTAAAATTTGTTTGGCGACTGCAATATTTTGCTCCTCATTCAGACGCGACGGACGCAGAGCAGCGCTGGTTTCCTGCCATATAGTGCGCTTCCTCAGATCGGTGTCTcgcataagcccctttcacactgcacgtcggacccgcaatattcccgtaacattgcctggtcgccttctgtgtgaaagcaaccacgtcccggaattgattaccgaatcgaacccgggtcggggacatagtaacattgcggtaatcgatccggaacgagcgctgtgtgaacaaaagccagatctaattcggtatcgaagtgatgacgcgcgttatcgcgcgactttttttaccggctgttttgaaggaagatcaacattcgcgacgaaaacatatgtgcaaactgtaatgaagcagagatcagttagttcctcactttccgcgctgacgcagagatcgtttgcttgcttcagttaaagtataacgtgccaagctttgtcgactcgtacattacacgtcacgcgctgatgtcacgtgtcgttacgggatcttcaagagttgtgtgtgaaagcacgcacatataccgggtcatcactggcagtgtgaaagtgccaaatctagcgaccagggaacaattacaggaacactttacccctgtatttgccggaatggcagtgtgaaaggggctttagactTCATGGGTGTCTCGTGACGATCAGCTGATCAGCTGATCAGCTCTTCAAATCAACTGTCCTGAAGTACAGTTCAAAATACAGTAGGTGGCGATATGCAACTGATAAATCATGGTTATAATCCGCCATAAAACTTAGAAGAAGAACAGTTCAAAACGCTCGTGCTGCCTCCCTGCACTGAGCGCGCGCGCGGACTGAATGAAGAAGTAGCTTGCGCATCTCTCCAGACGCGTTGACCATCACAGGTAAGCGACATTCTGTGCGCTCTGCTCGGTGTGTTCGGTGTGTTCCTCAGGCCTCGGTTGGGCTGTGCAGGGCTGTCTGTGGCTGTGTTCAGTGGGTTTGTAGTGTGTGCGGTGTCCCGCGTGGCTTCAGCCGCAGCACAGGGACGCGTTTGAAGCTGCTGCTGAAGCTCCAGCGCGTCCCTCCTGCGCTGCGATGAAGCTGCTGCGGCTCTACAGAGACTCCGGTATGCTCAGACGAGTTCAGTCTCAATAGATTGCTTGATGCAGCAGTGGATATGCATGGGATGTTAGaggcaggggcgattctaggattttttcaactggggggcacaagaggggccacgattaatacagaggggccaatcttgtgttgtttgaactgtatatccaaatcatttcaagagttcagtaacctttaaaatcagtaataaacagtgataccctattatattttaatagcagttttcactgctctaaataaaataaaaaaaaatcaaatacaatttgtattcattttcactttacaaaagtgaaagaaaaactgtaataaataaaataatccaatgtatgaatagtgtagaactcacaaataataataatataatttatttataatagccttatataacatatatataatagccttatttatataaatgcagaataacattaataatttatggaaataaatacacaattaattaatataactaacataaatttaatataattccattatatgtttttgtttattatccacatcccattcaatttgcatagcagcagttgcagtaaatttgcattgaattataaacaaaatcaacttatgtcaaggttaattaatcttgagcatattgatttaaaaatatcatatatccatactttgttggaaagctacttgttcaaaaaggtagctttaatttaacatgtaaaatatgtggatcctataaaacagtttagaatagcttaattagtccagtgttattttagtattagttatttattttgctatttaataatgcattaaataattatgtatgatttttttgagaatgtttctgggtgtcatcaaatgactttttatcaataacttctgtgaagggagggagagagagctagagagagctttccagtgtgcagacagcaatcgcggagcaccatggtgatttagaacggcaactgaatttattaggaatctacagacgcaaatagactaaaggtgtagaaaaataaagacctatatgtgtattttggactttttttcaccacaagtctaaaagaagacatgttactgaagacaaacagccccaaatctcaaaattgacaagtaaaaaaaacgatgtttttgcatgtgtctcacccatatagactttaaaaaaaaaaagtctcaagtgtggagcgttagataaacattacacgatttgtttcgtcacctcacttgagtgaaaaaagtcgctaatcgactgcatgattcaataatgactttattagaattgctattattattattttttttaaccattgctttaaattgcgttgttgcctatatcggcgcgttcggccgaaaaaaaaaaaaaaagtaaatcgtaaCCCAGTAAACaccttttacattcagcatcagaggagcatagtaaatataatgattagcatcttggtctgctctaggagctaacatcgtcatcgaacctggtctgtctaacaccgaaagacgttaacgttagtaccaaacacttcttgcactgcaacaactcgctaatcgaaaaacataagctatttaaaataggtgcttttttctttggaaaacagcagctcgctattcttggtcctcgttgagaagcatcgcgacgcaatcatgagttatttactaaactgaaagattatactttgaatttgtgagtgacagacaagtagaagggtgggggcacactggggggccaatcagttttcaagaggggccagtgcccccatggcccctcccctggctacgccactggttAGAGGTGAAATAGACATTAATGCATACACTGTCAGTATATGCTCATAAatgtattaagatatttttaaatatagaaataagttctaatatatatatatatatatatatatatatatatatatatgtatatatatatgtgtgtgtgtcaatggacttacattaaaacaatattgcatataaataatttttataaaaaaaaacattgaatatgCATATAGATATTTAGATGTAattgttatttaaaatgcattaatatataatttaatatttatctttatacatacacaaaaattaaaatttattgaaaaaataaatcatgtgtATCACAATCACACATCACAAATACCttttaaaggtgacatatcataaaaaaaattggACTTTTTTGGaggttttaagtgctataatcagcTCCCCAGTGCATCTACCAACAAAGGAAACTTGAAAAAGATGAACACAGTAACATTGTTTTGGTAAACCTTTTTCTGCAAAGCGTTTGAAAACAACGAGTGTTTCTGATTtagttagtagtcaattaatggggagataatcgaaatcgaatcggtccggaaaaattaatcgttagattaatcgatgcatcgaaaaaataatcgctagattaatcgtctAAAAagtaatcgtttatcccagccctaattggaatgatttctgaaggattatgtgacattgaagacttgagtaaaggctgatgaaatatatttatttatttatttatttatttatttatatacactcacatacattacatacattttatctgaaTAAGAATAGGCTCAGTATaaatgacccaaagtaactagtaactaactacttgagtagatttttttttatccgatactcttacTTTTACTcgagtaaatatttctataagtacttttacttttactggagtacagtttttgggtactctacccacctctggtcaTGGGGCCTTTAATCTACACATTTCCACCAAATGGCAACCTCCAGCTCTCTCTCAGGGGGGCAgtgtttcatattttaatgaagcacccctgggcgccacCATTGGCTAGCGGCCGGTTATGGACAGGatgagaagctcgcaggcaatcttttactgtctatgaggctattggGGGGACATGGAGGCATGAGGGTCAAAATTGTACAACAAACATTTTGAGGATTCGGtaggtgattcagatttctcttggcacagctattagaagacttacaattgtcagacaggttgctcacgtgacatctacgtcatcaagttcAGTTTGAGCCTCTGCAGTAcactcgacccccaggaagtgcgtgcttctaattgacttcacttgtctccattGACTCCAAATGTCTATGCTAAGTCATCAAGCAAGTGACTTCAACTGTatttcatcgactggccgctagaggctggctgTAATAGgaagtcaatcccatagactctccatgttaaaatgcccaactgtacagcagaaaaaaaaacatgtttacagcctggttcaaaaagtTATTCtagtctatatagctaattttgtcCTTCATGACATCTGTGAGGGGGgatgattaaaacaaacaaaaatggccTCCATAAAATCATTTCTGCCACTCGACAAAGTGTAGCCTAATCATTTTCACAAATACATgctgtgaaataaaaagaaatgtaaaataaacgaTAATATCCCTtttaaaaattaaccatggttacTAGagttaaagtggtcatatgatgcgatttcaagttttcctttctctttggagtgtaacaagctgtttgtgaataaataagatccctaaagttgcaaagattaaagtcgcaaacccaaagagatattctttataaaagttaagactcgtccacgcctTCCTAAAACGCCTTGTTTGAACACGCCCCCAACATGTCTGCGTCACTgtatgggaagatttgcataacactttATGCAAAGGAAGAAGGCACAACTTGAATTCTCGCTGTAGCATTCGGTTGTTAAGTGGTGAcataagaagcgctgtttcctggtccaagcctcaactcactTCACTTGAGAGTACTACATCAGCAGtcatttatgagcactgtttattcataataATCATTTATAGATGCACAATTTTCTGCTAATATTGGTAAGATTTAAAATCAGTGTCACACATTTTAGTCTTGTGTAACTTGAGTCCTTTTTATTCTTTCTCTGTTATTTACTCGCTCTGCGGGTGTGTCCACTTGTCTCTCTTCACACATTTTTCATAAGGAGTGCATGAATATTGCAAATGATCAGGGCAGGGTGAacttctttgtttagttttttttgcttCAGCTCAGTTTCATCTGGCTCAGTATGCTTTCTGAGGTCAGATACATATAGTAATGCATTTGGAGTATCTGCTATTCAGCCATGTGTAAAGATAAACTCAAATTATAACTGTAATTTTACCTTCTCTTGCCCTGACAAGCTCTGCAAACTATAGtcatatttctgtgtgtgtgtcagtgctcGACTAAGTATGAAACCATTTGGAAAGCACCAGTCTTTTATTTGAACCTGTCCAGCGGACAAGCATGACTTCATCATTACCTCACAGCTCCCCATTAAAGCTTATCAGAAACAGATGAGCTCCACATGCTGACTGCGTTCTGCCATggaaacatttcattttgtttttgaggGTGTGTGGAGCGTGTGTGAGTGCTGGTGGTGGTGTTTTTATTGTGCAACTTACTCTCGCTTTCTTTGGTCTTGCCGCTCCATATGAGTCTAATTTCAGGTTTGTTTTATCCTGGGTTTCTTTTGCACTATTTGCATGCGGTGCAGGGACTGAAAGGTTGCTCCCATAGCGAAGCACTTTTTTTAGAATGTAGATGTGTTTTATGCTGCCAATAAACTGGTGTAAATTAGGGATTGTACTtactacatattttaaaattgacTAACTGTGTTTTATCTGAGTTAAGTCCACTTCCGCCAagaaataataatcacaataataataataataataaaaaagaaacaacttTTCCAAGAGGGTTTCCGTGTTAAAACAGCTGAAGTCCATTAGTACAAATGAAAGTGCCACTGTAAACTGAGTCcgtaaatatgaaaaatataagtATGTCGAAACAGTTTTCGAGGTgagtttgttttgatttgtatctttacagaaagtGTATGCGATTATAAGGTTAGTATAATGGGGCATATACGCCAAACGTgaggcatcgcgtctctagacctgtgcgaggatgcgtctgatccatagtctgatcgggtcttttgcatttgacattgtatgtaatctacttgcgCAAATCGCTGAACTCAGGTTAAtacatgatttatctttccgtctgattgatggccgtcagcggttgggtagaagacaacaaatcccatcattccacgctcctccttagcgtcatcaaaccacacgattgttattgttttggtagtgcaccctctagtggcaggtcctaaaaacctgtacctttaaagatggttttttttctttctacaggttatcttaatgtttttccattgttttaattttaacattatattaccATGCCTATTGTATTTTAGATATTAATTCAAGAAGAAACTAATCCAATGTATAGTTGATATTTTAGACTCAATACTAGAAAagcaataattttatttttcagttagtgttttcagctcgattattttccatctaaaaaatatggTATGCGGTTGCTTCAAACAATGgtatataaattattacatttaaattgtgaCAATTAATAATCTCAATTACTATTTTAAGgaaataatcaacaattatgatttttgtcataatcatgcagccctactacACTAAACGTTTTTGCAAATTTGTGTCTTTTAACTACAAACGCAAAATACAGTTCATAAGTGATGGACAGGGACATGGAAATCTCCTTTTTCGTTTTGTCTTTGAGAAATGCCTCTTAAGAGAAGAACTCTTATTATCATTGGCCGACCCTTTAAACAAGAGTTTTACAACCTGAAGTCCACTGGACAAAAAACATCTGTATTGACATTCAAGATTCCTGTCGTTCATAGATTTAGATTTATAAACCCACAAGACAGGCGCACAGCAGCAAAATGCGGTCTTCGACATGCCCACATACTGTTCTGCTGGGTTATTTGATTATAGATGAACAAGATAAATGACAGAGTAGCATGAACAAGTCCTGTAGTGTAATTGGATGTGCTAGTGTGGTATAAAACAGCATCATTGTCGGGAATGGCGTGTATGTGGGATAAGGGTCAGAATAATCTCTTTATACATGTGTGGGTGGAAACAAGCCCCATAGAGATGGTTCTCACAGCCATTACACAACTCTATCCCACCACAGGAAGAGAGGGAAGGACAGACCCCATGAGACCGCTTTGGATGTGACACTGAGGACCTCTTTCACAGACTTTGAATGGGGTTATGTCTTGCCTAAGAAACCTTTTCCATGTTCTCTGACACGCTCAACGTCCTTCTGTTCAGAGAAGATGTGACAAGTTTCCACAGTTGAGCTATGTTTCTGTCCTCACTGAAGGAAAAACAGGAAATTGAAACCAGTAAGGAGATGTTTGATGTTTCATTTAGAGCTGTGTGGAACATGATTTTGGAGAAAttagattttgctgtatttgccaaatcaaagtcatgtggtgcaaccaatgtgcagaaacatgcagagagagaaaaaacatgaaacatgaaatgGAAAAAATACCTGAAGACCCGGTGACTGTCAAAGTCAACAGGTCTCCATTTTATGACTATATTAATTCagattgtaaaatgtcatgtggtgcaacccctcaaaacataatttatgaatgaataattcatcatatactttatttattattatagatatacttgataaaaatatagatttgatGAGTCAAAACTAACATGAATAGaacttttattttagaataattttagATGTAGTTTAGATTTTCTTGTGTTTGTAGATATAAGTGTTTTCCTCAACTTCAGgcactttatttttctatttatttatttatttatttatttgtgtttaacattatcattatggtATTAAACATactaaacatataaataaagtaatttaaaataagttcacatttttaatatttattgtgaaaatgaatattttattttatttattcttttgtttaAAATTGGGGCGTAATTTCCACAC is from Carassius gibelio isolate Cgi1373 ecotype wild population from Czech Republic chromosome B22, carGib1.2-hapl.c, whole genome shotgun sequence and encodes:
- the LOC127988264 gene encoding stonustoxin subunit alpha-like, coding for MEHSGENMSREELLKYFCDLTLDQNTVHNRLAVVESNKKLICNPDPMIYPDNPERFDGLPQVLCKERLSGRCYWEAEWSGLGDMVVSYEGIGRKGEGFESRFGANHKSWILSCFGEKLIAWHDNMGTHIPPPAPPLNKFGVYLDEPAGILSFYSISDKNTLRHLHTFNTTFTEPLYAGFVLYTNSVSLCDVKKTG